From one Mustelus asterias chromosome 2, sMusAst1.hap1.1, whole genome shotgun sequence genomic stretch:
- the LOC144503323 gene encoding transmembrane protein 236-like encodes MISRKKVKFVVFEILQFVALSVPTIVVAERFASIVMKKGSTVDFKSYQLILACSVAYMACVSLIIWVPMKILMFKKRILSNVKEWQPALLTHLIFTTLPCFGFIIAGSQVQHGSATNQSNSIQNFSDFPVSLVIMCLIFVNIIENLRKWQLVGKIDGMFGDAAFTSNGPVLTNVEHISAVAVQPDRAQENQTAAKVTENEFASSVVPRTSSRSQNQLQSGSHSTSVEDSTLEHKIPASLKVLAVKDYRAEIFVSGIINWLDTVELVRVAGLNCVITTGWVYPIYIFSYLSLLRIALHSANPFLPSLAIMLQDFPFFFVRVGLIGVMGFVTPVLYPLKNIIVVITFIYFNYVTKFKCFNQSQRL; translated from the exons ATGATTTCCAGAAAGAAAGTCAAGTTTGTGGTCTTTGAAATCCTTCAGTTTGTTGCTCTGTCTGTTCCGACAATCGTTGTTGCAGAACGATTTGCCTCCATtgttatgaagaaaggttcaaCAGTGGACTTTAAATCATATCAGCTCATACTGGCCTGTTCAGTGGCCTATATGGCTTGTGTGTCTTTGATCATTTGGGTTCCAATGAAGATTCTAATGTTCAAGAAGCGCATTCTGTCCAATGTGAAAGAATG GCAGCCAGCCTTGCTCACGCACCTGATTTTCACAACACTACCTTGCTTTGGCTTTATAATTGCAGGTTCACAG GTACAGCATGGCTCAGCCACAAaccaatccaactcaatccaaaaCTTTTCAGATTTTCCTGTGTCTCTGGTCATAATGTGCTTGATTTTTGTGAATATCATTGAAAATCTACGTAAATGGCAGCTGGTTGGAAAGATTGATG GTATGTTTGGTGATGCTGCTTTTACATCCAATGGGCCTGTGCTCACAAACGTAGAACACATCTCAGCTGTTGCTGTGCAGCCAGACAGAGCACAAGAAAATCAAACAGCTGCAAAAGTGACAGAAAATGAATTTGCTTCATCTGTGGTGCCAAGAACATCAAGCAGATCTCAAAATCAGTTGCAGTCTGGTTCACATTCGACAAGTGTTGAGGACAGCACCTTGGAACATAAAATTCCGGCCTCGCTCAAAGTGCTAGCAGTGAAGGACTACAGAGCAGAAATATTTGTATCAGGTATCATTAATTGGTTGGATACTGTAGAGTTAGTGAGAGTTGCAGGCCTTAATTGTGTGATCACAACAGGATGGGTTTATCCCATTTATATTTTTAGCTATTTGTCACTCTTAAGAATTGCTCTACATTCAGCAAATCCATTTTTACCTTCTTTGGCGATTATGTTGCAGGATTTCCCATTCTTTTTTGTTCGTGTTGGCTTGATTGGAGTCATGGGATTTGTAACTCCTGTTTTATACCCATTAAAGAACATTATTGTTGtcattacatttatttatttcaacTATGTGACAAAATTTAAATGCTTCAACCAAAGTCAACGATTGTAA